In a single window of the Massilia oculi genome:
- the hisN gene encoding histidinol-phosphatase yields the protein MAIDSAQMDVLRAFAEELADAAGAAILPHFRADLVVEDKAAQDRGAPFDPVTVADRAAERAMRCLISARYPGHGVVGEEEGSVDGASPWKWVLDPIDGTRAFVTGLPIWGTLIALNDGMKPVIGVIDQPFTRERFIGTPHGAWCNGAPIRTRRCPSLAQARVMLTVPVAGAKVAEQSVFDAVAAQAQIVRFGGDCYAYGLLAHGLVDLVLEAHLDVHDVQALIPVVEGAGGVITTWDGGDPQHGGPVIACGDPELHRQLLPLIARLRRA from the coding sequence ATGGCGATCGACAGCGCGCAGATGGACGTCCTGCGCGCCTTCGCCGAAGAACTCGCGGACGCCGCGGGCGCCGCCATCCTGCCGCATTTTCGCGCCGACCTCGTCGTCGAGGACAAGGCCGCGCAGGACCGCGGAGCGCCGTTCGACCCGGTCACCGTGGCCGACCGCGCCGCCGAACGGGCGATGCGCTGCTTGATCTCCGCGCGCTATCCCGGGCACGGCGTCGTCGGCGAGGAAGAGGGCAGCGTCGATGGCGCCAGCCCATGGAAGTGGGTGCTCGACCCGATCGACGGCACCCGCGCCTTCGTCACCGGCCTGCCGATCTGGGGCACGCTGATCGCCCTCAACGATGGAATGAAACCCGTCATCGGCGTCATCGATCAGCCGTTCACGCGTGAACGCTTCATCGGCACGCCGCATGGCGCCTGGTGCAACGGCGCGCCGATCCGCACGCGCCGCTGCCCGAGCCTCGCGCAGGCGCGCGTGATGCTGACCGTGCCCGTGGCCGGGGCGAAAGTCGCGGAGCAATCCGTGTTCGACGCCGTCGCCGCGCAGGCGCAGATCGTGCGTTTCGGCGGCGATTGCTATGCGTATGGGCTGCTGGCACATGGCCTGGTCGACCTGGTGCTGGAAGCGCATCTCGACGTCCACGACGTGCAGGCCCTGATCCCCGTGGTCGAAGGCGCCGGCGGCGTGATCACCACCTGGGACGGCGGCGATCCGCAGCACGGCGGCCCGGTCATCGCCTGCGGCGACCCTGAACTGCATCGGCAACTGCTGCCGCTGATCGCGCGACTGCGCCGCGCTTGA
- the tyrS gene encoding tyrosine--tRNA ligase codes for MTHSSDLLQLLQERGFIHQCTDATGLRHAMARPVTAYLGFDATADSLHVGHLQGLMLMRWLQRAGHRPMLLIGGATTRIGDPSFRDTSRPLLDTAAIDANIAGIKGAFTRYLGPDVSVVDNAEWLGGLGYLDFLGQVGRHFSVNRMLTFDAIRSRLEHSLSFLEFGYTLLQAYDFVELARRHGCTLQIGGADQWANIINGIDLGRRQSGLDLYGLTMPLLATNDGKKMGKSADGAVWLNADRLSPYGFWQFWRNVDDRDVERFLALFTELPMDEVRRLGALQGAALNEAKIVLADEATRLAHGQDALDAAQRAAAAAFGGADRCDMPTHAIDAARHSAGVTLAELAVEAGLAASRGAARRLAAGGGLRLDSVTVADADQPLASDRAEWVLSAGRKQHVRIVIATEAQEVC; via the coding sequence ATGACCCACTCTTCCGACCTGCTGCAGCTGCTGCAAGAACGCGGCTTCATCCACCAGTGCACCGACGCGACCGGCCTGCGCCACGCCATGGCCAGGCCAGTCACCGCCTACCTCGGCTTCGACGCCACCGCCGACAGCCTGCACGTCGGCCACCTGCAGGGCCTGATGCTGATGCGCTGGCTGCAGCGCGCCGGCCACCGGCCGATGCTGCTGATCGGCGGCGCCACCACCCGCATCGGCGATCCGAGCTTTCGCGACACCTCGCGTCCGCTGCTGGACACCGCCGCCATCGATGCCAATATCGCCGGCATCAAGGGCGCCTTCACGCGCTACCTCGGCCCGGATGTCAGCGTGGTCGACAACGCCGAGTGGCTGGGCGGGCTGGGCTACCTCGACTTTCTCGGACAGGTCGGACGCCACTTCAGCGTCAACCGCATGCTGACCTTCGACGCGATCCGCTCGCGCCTGGAGCACTCGCTGTCCTTCCTCGAATTCGGTTACACCCTGCTGCAGGCCTACGACTTCGTCGAACTGGCGCGCCGCCATGGTTGCACCTTGCAGATCGGCGGCGCCGACCAGTGGGCCAATATCATCAACGGGATCGATCTCGGACGACGCCAGTCCGGGCTCGACCTGTACGGCCTGACGATGCCGCTGCTGGCTACCAACGACGGCAAGAAGATGGGCAAGTCGGCCGATGGCGCGGTGTGGCTGAACGCGGATCGCCTGTCGCCCTACGGCTTCTGGCAGTTCTGGCGCAATGTGGACGACCGCGACGTGGAACGCTTCCTGGCGCTGTTCACGGAGCTGCCGATGGACGAGGTGCGCCGTCTTGGCGCACTGCAGGGAGCGGCGCTCAACGAGGCCAAGATCGTGCTGGCCGACGAGGCGACGCGGCTGGCGCACGGGCAGGATGCGCTCGATGCGGCGCAGCGTGCGGCGGCGGCGGCCTTTGGCGGCGCGGATCGGTGCGATATGCCGACGCATGCGATCGACGCGGCGCGGCACAGCGCGGGGGTGACGCTGGCGGAGCTGGCGGTGGAAGCCGGACTGGCGGCATCGCGCGGCGCGGCGCGGCGCCTCGCGGCGGGTGGAGGCCTGCGGCTGGACAGCGTGACGGTGGCGGATGCGGACCAGCCGCTGGCGAGCGACCGTGCCGAATGGGTGCTGTCGGCGGGCCGCAAGCAGCACGTGCGCATCGTGATCGCTACCGAAGCACAGGAAGTCTGCTAG